A segment of the Candidatus Krumholzibacteriia bacterium genome:
GCGGCCGACGCCGCCGGACCCGGGTGTCTACGACCCAAAGCTCGTCGACGAGGTCGTCCGGGGGGGCGGACGTGGTGACGAAGTGATGCGGACGCACGAGGGAGTGCCCTGGGCCGCCGCCTTCGAGAAGGGCGAGCAGGTCGAATCCTTGAAGATCAAGGCGGCCGGTTTCGGTGGCCAGGGCATCCTCATGCTCGGTGAGCTGGTGGCCAAGGGGAGCACCCGCGAGGGCATGCAGTCGACCTGGTTGCCCAGCTACGGGCCCGAGATGCGCGGAGGGACCGCGAACTGCTCGGTGGTCGTCAGCCGCAACGAGATCGGCAACCCCACGGTGGTCGAGTCGAACGTGCTGATCGCCATGAATCGCCCGTCGCTCGAGAAGTTCGAGGCCGAGCTCGAACCGGGCAGCGTGTTGATCTACGACAACAGCCTGATCGACGTCGAGCCCACACGCGACGACCTGCGGGTCTTCGCCATTCCGGCGACCAGGATCGCCGACGGGCTCGGCAGCGGGAAGGTCGCGAACGTGGTCATGGTCGGAGCCCTGATGAAGGTGCTGGGCTTCCCGGGCCAGGACGCGCTCGAGAACATCGTCGGACAGCTCGGCCGCACCGAGCAGATCCGCGCGGCGAATCTCGAGGCGCTGAAGGGTGGAGCCGACGCCGTCGAGTTGGCGACCACCTGATCACGCTGGGGAGTGGTCTTCGGTTCGGGCAAAGGTCTGATGCCCGTCGGCTCACGAAGGCGAGACGTGAGCCGGCAGCCAGACGAGGAAGGCCGCTCCCCCCGTTTCCGCTCGTCCGGCCGTGAGGTGGCCCCGGTGATCCTCCACGATGCGCTTGCAGACGGCGAGCCCGAGCCCCGTTCCGTTGGGCTTGGTGGTGTAGAAGGGGTGGAAGATGCGTTCCAACCCCTCGGGCGGGATTCCGGGCCCGTCGTCGAGGACCCGCAACAGGACACCATCTTCGTGCGGACCGAGCTGCAGCTCGACGCGACCACCCTCTTTGAGCGCCTGAAGAGCATTCATCGTGAGATTCAGGACGACCTGCTCGAGCTGGTTCGCGTCGCCGTGGACCGTCGGCAGGTCCTCCGCCACCGTGAACGCGAGCTCGGTCTTCTGCTTGCGGGCAGTGTGGCGGACGAGGCGTTCGATCCGCTCGAGCACGTGCTCGAAGCGGAGTTCCTCCATCTCCGGCTTCTCCGGGCGCGCGAACTCGAGCAGGTCGCGCACCAGGCCGCCGATGCGTTCGGCCTCGTGAAGCATGACCTCGAGGTCCTCACGGCGCGGATCGTCGTGGTCGAGATCGAGCAGCAGGAACTCGGCGCTGTTGCTGATCACGCCGAGCGGCGTGCCGATCTCGTGGGCCAGCGCAGCGGCCATGTTGCCGACGGCGCTCATGCGCTCGGTGAAGGCCATCTTCTCGGCCGCGCGTCGGCGTTCGGTGACGTCGCGCAGCACGAAGCTGAAACCGTTCGGCCGGCCGCTGCCGTCCAGGAGCGGAGTGCGGCTCAGTTCCACCCACACCGCGGCGCCGGTTCGGGCGACCAACTCGATCTCGCGTTTGGCGATCGTCGCGTGCGGATCGCTGGGCGTGAAGACCTGCAGCGTGTCGTCGTCGACCTCGTCGAAGAGTTGATGAATGGAACGTCCGACGGCCTCCTCGATCGACCAGCCGAAGATCGACTCTGCGCCCCGGTTCCAGAAGCGGACGGTGTTCTGTCGATCGACGGCGAACACGGCGTCGTTGCCGTTGCGGATCGCGCTCACCAGGAAACGTTCGCGCCAGGCGTGCCCACCTGTCCGGCTCGGGTCGGGAAGCGGAATCAGGATCGCCGCGACGCTTCCGCTGCCGTCACGAATGGGCGTGAGGACGACACGGAACGAATGGATACGACCGGACTCGTCCCGAATGGTGCGCACGGTCTCGATCGTGCGGCCCGTGCGTTGGACCTGCGGGGGAATGCAGTCCTCGCACCGTGTGTCGCCCGGGTTGAGGCCGGTGAAGCAGTGCTTCTCACACACCTCGAGACGCGAAGCCATCGATTCGCGGTAGGCGCGATTGGTCCAGACGGGGCGCAGATCCCCGTCGAGCACGATCACGCCGGTGTCGAGCGCGTCGAAGAGCGAGCGTGCGGAATCGAGAGCCGTGAGGTCGATCATGGATGACAGGGTCGCCTCGACGGTCGCGGCCGTCAACTCGGCGCAGGCGCCCTGGGCGGGCTCGGCGCGCAACGGCGTGTGCCCGGCGTGCCGCGCCGAGATGGGCGATCCTCGGTCGCGCCGTTATCGCTACGCGTTCATCGCGTGTCCGGAGTGCGGGCCGGGCTACACGGTCACCCATCGCCTGCCCTTCGCCCGGGTGAACACCACCTTCGCACCCTTCGAACCCTGCGAGGACTGCTGGGAGGAATTCGAGGATCCCGGCAGCCGCCACTTCGGCTCGACCACCATCTGCTGCCCGGACTGCGGTCCGAGCTATTGGATCGAGCCCGCGCCTCCGATCGACGACGCGATCGACGAGATCGACAGTGCCGTCCGTGCGCTACGGTCGGGAGCGATCCTGGGCCTGAAGGACACCTGCTGCTTCCGCTTCGTCGCCCGGGCGCGCGACGTGCAGGCGGTCGAGCGTCTGCGGAGACGCATGGAGGAACCCGACACGACCTTCGGGCTGATGGTCGCCGACGTTGCCGCGGCCCGGGAGATCGCCGACGTCAGCGAGTCCGCGGTCACACTCCTGGAGGATCCGTCGGCGCCCCTGGTCCTGCTGCCTCGGCGGGAGTTCGGCGGCTGGCTCGACGCCGCGACCGCCCGCGGCGGCGAGGTGGCCGTCATGCTGCCGCGGGCCGCTGTCCACTTCCTGCTGATGGATTCCCTGGGCGAACCCCTGGTCGTGGCCCGGGCGGCGCGTCGCGACGACGTGGCGGTCCTGGAGAACGACGACGCGCGCGAAGACCTCATGGACGTCGCCGACGCGCTCGTGCTGCACGATCTCGACCTGCACGCCGGCTGCGAGGACTCCGTGCTCCGCGTCGAGGACGACCGGCCGGTGGTCCTGCGCCGTGCGAGCGGCCTGGCGCCGCGTCCGCTGCTGCTGCCGTGGGAGGTTCCTCCCATGCTCGCGATCGGCGGGACGCACGAGGTCGCGATCGGCGTTGCCGAGGGGAACACACTGCGGTTGAGCCAGCCCGTCGGCGACCTCGGCACTTCGCGGGCTGCGGCCGCCTTCCGGCGCACCGTCGACCGGATGCTCGCCCTCTGGGGGTGCGAGCCCAGGTGCGTGGTGGCGGACCCGATCCGGGAGCAGCCGGCGCGGGCCCTGGCCGCCGAGCTGGGAGCCCGGACCGTGCTGGTCGATCATCACCACGCCCACGTGGGGTCGATCCTGGCCGAGCACTGCATCGAGTCTCCGGTCCTCGGGGTGTCGCTCGACTCCTCCGGCCAACTGGTCGATCCGGAGCTCGGTGCCGGCCGCATCCTCCGGATCGAGGCCGGCCATGGTGATCTCCTGGAGACGATCCCCGGCTTCCGGGTGCCCGGCGCCGACGCAGCGCCGCGCGATCCGTGGCGGGTGGCGGTCGGCCTGATCCACGATGCCTGTGGTCCGGCACTCGCCGAGTTGTGGGCGCACCGGTTGGCCACCGATGCCCAGACCGCGGACAGTGCGCTGTCCATGCTCACCCATGACGTCGGCTGCGTGACCGTCCACAGCTTCGGGAAACTCTACGACGCGGCTGCCGCCGTGCTGGGCGTGGCGCGCCGCACGTCGTCGGCCGGTGTCGCGGCCCGGCGCCTCGAACTGGTGGCCGGCGTTGCCGACGCCGAGTCGACCGACGTCGAGACCGCCCGTCTGGAGCCGGCCAGTTTCCTCGCCGCCTGGATCGAACGCCTCCTCGCCCGGGCCGAGGACGACGGCGATCTCGTGGAGGACGCGCGCTGGGTGCAGCGTTCCCTGTCGGCCTGGGTGGCCCGGCGCGCCTTCGACATGGCCGAGTGCCAGGGTCTCGACGTGGTCGCCGCCGGCGGTGGCTGCTTCTCGAACCCCTGGCTGCGCCGGGGATTCCACGTGCGCGCCCGGGAGACGGGCCGGCGTCTGGCCCTGAACGAGAGCATCCCGGCCGGGGATTCCGGACTCGCCGTGGGCCAGCTCTGGATCGCCGCGCGCCGGGCTGCGTGCTGAGCAGACCGTCGCGTTTCCACCGACGACCGATCCTGTTATGTTGCCCGTTCGGCGACGCGGCCGTGTCGCCGACATGCATCGCCCCCGTGTTCCGACGGAGCCCCAATGGATCAGACGAAGAGCCAGTCCCTGCTCGAACGCGCGCGCAAGGTCATCCCCGGTGGTGTGAACTCGCCGGTCCGTGCCTTCGGCGGCGCGCACGTGGTGTCCCCGTTCATCGTCCGCGGTGAAGGGGCCTGGTTCGAGGACGAGGACGGGAACCGCTACGTGGACTACATCGGGAGCTGGGGTCCCCTGGTCCTGGGTCATGCCCATCCGGCCGTGGTCGACGCGGTGAAGGCCGCCGCCGAGCGCGGCACCAGCTTCGGCACCCCGACCGCGTCGGAGATCGAACTCGCCGAGCTGCTGTGCGAACGCGTGCCGAGTCTCGACATGGTCCGCCTGGTGAGCAGCGGAACCGAGGCCACGATGAGCGCGGTCCGCGTGGCCCGCGGCGCCACCGGGCGCGACAAGTTCGTCAAGTTCGTCGGCTGTTATCACGGCCACGGCGACGCCTTCCTCATCGAGGCCGGCAGCGGCCTGGCGACCCATGGCACGCCCAGCAGTCCGGGCGTCCCCGCGGCCACGGCGCAGGACACGTTGACCGTTCCGTACAACGACCTCGAGGGCGTGACGAAGCTCTTCGAGCAGAACCGCGACCAGGTCGCCGCCGTGATCGTCGAGCCGGTGGCGGGGAACATGGGCCTGGTGAAGCCGAAGGAAGGATTCCTCGAGGGTCTGCGGAGTCTGTGCGACGAGCACGGTGCGGTACTGATCTTCGACGAGGTCATGACCGGCTTCCGGGTCGGGCCCCAGGGGGCGCAGGGGCGCTACGGGGTGACACCCGACATGACCACGCTGGGCAAGGTGATCGGGGGCGGTCTGCCCGTGGGTGCCTACGGGGGCCGCCGCGAACTCATGGAGCAGGTCAGTCCTGCCGGTCCGATCTATCAGGCCGGGACCCTGAGCGGCAATCCGCTCGCCGTGGCCGGCGGTCTCGCCGCGCTCACCGAGCTCTTCCGCGATCCGTCGATCTTCGACCGGGTCGAGGAGACCACGAAGATGCTCGGCGAGGGACTCGAGAGTGCCGCGTCGGACGCAGGCATCCCGCTCCGGGTGCAGAGCGCGGGAAGCATGGGGTGTGCGTACTTCACCGACCGTCCGGTCGAGGACTTCGCCGGCGCCGCGGCGTGCGATGCCGAGCGCTTCTATCGTTTCCATGCGGCCATGCTGGAGCGGGGCGTCTACCTCGCACCGTCTCCCTTCGAGGCCTTCTTCGTGGGAGCGGCCCACGGTCCCGACGAAGTGGCCCACACGCTGAACGCCGCGGCCGAGAGTTTCGCCCTGCTGTAGCCCCCTCGACGGAGCCCCATGGCCCCGAACGCAGAAGATCGTCGCCCGCTGGCACTGGGAATCACCGGCGCCAGCGGCGCACCCTACTGGGTGCGCTTCGTCGAGGTCGCCGTCCGCGCGGGCGTGGAGCTGCACGTGGCGGCCAGCGGCAACGTCGACACCGTCTGTCGCGCCGAGCTCGGGGACGACTTCGAGACCTGTCTGGAGCGGGCGATCGAGCGCTCCGGCGTGGGAGACGATGGCGCGAAGCGCGTCCGGGTCTTCGACAAGCGCGACTACCACAGTCCCATGGCCAGCGGCAGCGCCCGCTACGCCGGCATGGTGATCCTGCCCTGCAGCATGGGGACCATGGCCCGCATCGCCCACGGGACCAGCGACGACCTGATCAGCCGTGCGGCCGACGTCGCCCTGAAGGAGCGTCGGAAGCTCGTGCTGGTGCCCCGCGAGACCCCGCTCAGCCTGGTCCACCTCGAGACCATGTCGAAGGTCACCCGCGCCGGTGCCGTGGTGCTTCCCGCCATGCCCGGCTTCTACCACCGGCCGGAATCGATCGACGACCTGGTCGACTTCGTCGTCCAGCGGATCGCCGACCAGCTCGATCTGGACGTCGAGCTCACGCGACGTTGGGGCCAGCGGGGCCGCTGACCCGGAATCGGATGGATGCCAGTCCTCCGACCCGCGGCACACGGGATCGCCCTTCCCGCAGTTCGTCCGAGATCGGACGTTTGTTGACGGGATCCCGGCGTTCGTACACCATTCCGGCGGCCTGCGCTTCCCGACATGATTCCGGAGAGGACTGGTGATACGCATGGGCGGATCCCCTCGGCCCGAACGTGAAGCGGAATCGCCGTCCGGCGCTCCCGCGCATCCGGCCGGCGACACGGTGCCCGAAAGCGACTCCCCCCCGAGGACACGGTCCCGGGTCTCCCTGCCGGTCGTGGGGATCGGCGCGTCCGCGGGTGGGCTGCAAGCGCTCGAGCAGTTGTTCACGAATCTGCCCGCCGACACCGGCGGGGCCTTCGTGGTCGTCCAGCACCTGTCGCCGGATTTCAAGAGCCTCATGGACGAGCTGCTCGCCAAGCACACGAGCATGCGGATCAAGGTCGTGCACGAGGACCAGCGCCTCGAAGCCGATCACATCTACCTGATCCCACCCCGCTGCGATCTGAAGCTCGACGGCGATCACGTCCGGGTCACCCGTCAGGACCGCGAAGCCGTGCCGGCGGCTCCGATCGACGTGTTCCTGAGCTCCCTGGCCGAGGACCGCGGCAA
Coding sequences within it:
- a CDS encoding ATP-binding protein, with the translated sequence MIDLTALDSARSLFDALDTGVIVLDGDLRPVWTNRAYRESMASRLEVCEKHCFTGLNPGDTRCEDCIPPQVQRTGRTIETVRTIRDESGRIHSFRVVLTPIRDGSGSVAAILIPLPDPSRTGGHAWRERFLVSAIRNGNDAVFAVDRQNTVRFWNRGAESIFGWSIEEAVGRSIHQLFDEVDDDTLQVFTPSDPHATIAKREIELVARTGAAVWVELSRTPLLDGSGRPNGFSFVLRDVTERRRAAEKMAFTERMSAVGNMAAALAHEIGTPLGVISNSAEFLLLDLDHDDPRREDLEVMLHEAERIGGLVRDLLEFARPEKPEMEELRFEHVLERIERLVRHTARKQKTELAFTVAEDLPTVHGDANQLEQVVLNLTMNALQALKEGGRVELQLGPHEDGVLLRVLDDGPGIPPEGLERIFHPFYTTKPNGTGLGLAVCKRIVEDHRGHLTAGRAETGGAAFLVWLPAHVSPS
- a CDS encoding Sua5/YciO/YrdC/YwlC family protein; its protein translation is MDDRVASTVAAVNSAQAPWAGSARNGVCPACRAEMGDPRSRRYRYAFIACPECGPGYTVTHRLPFARVNTTFAPFEPCEDCWEEFEDPGSRHFGSTTICCPDCGPSYWIEPAPPIDDAIDEIDSAVRALRSGAILGLKDTCCFRFVARARDVQAVERLRRRMEEPDTTFGLMVADVAAAREIADVSESAVTLLEDPSAPLVLLPRREFGGWLDAATARGGEVAVMLPRAAVHFLLMDSLGEPLVVARAARRDDVAVLENDDAREDLMDVADALVLHDLDLHAGCEDSVLRVEDDRPVVLRRASGLAPRPLLLPWEVPPMLAIGGTHEVAIGVAEGNTLRLSQPVGDLGTSRAAAAFRRTVDRMLALWGCEPRCVVADPIREQPARALAAELGARTVLVDHHHAHVGSILAEHCIESPVLGVSLDSSGQLVDPELGAGRILRIEAGHGDLLETIPGFRVPGADAAPRDPWRVAVGLIHDACGPALAELWAHRLATDAQTADSALSMLTHDVGCVTVHSFGKLYDAAAAVLGVARRTSSAGVAARRLELVAGVADAESTDVETARLEPASFLAAWIERLLARAEDDGDLVEDARWVQRSLSAWVARRAFDMAECQGLDVVAAGGGCFSNPWLRRGFHVRARETGRRLALNESIPAGDSGLAVGQLWIAARRAAC
- the hemL gene encoding glutamate-1-semialdehyde 2,1-aminomutase; protein product: MDQTKSQSLLERARKVIPGGVNSPVRAFGGAHVVSPFIVRGEGAWFEDEDGNRYVDYIGSWGPLVLGHAHPAVVDAVKAAAERGTSFGTPTASEIELAELLCERVPSLDMVRLVSSGTEATMSAVRVARGATGRDKFVKFVGCYHGHGDAFLIEAGSGLATHGTPSSPGVPAATAQDTLTVPYNDLEGVTKLFEQNRDQVAAVIVEPVAGNMGLVKPKEGFLEGLRSLCDEHGAVLIFDEVMTGFRVGPQGAQGRYGVTPDMTTLGKVIGGGLPVGAYGGRRELMEQVSPAGPIYQAGTLSGNPLAVAGGLAALTELFRDPSIFDRVEETTKMLGEGLESAASDAGIPLRVQSAGSMGCAYFTDRPVEDFAGAAACDAERFYRFHAAMLERGVYLAPSPFEAFFVGAAHGPDEVAHTLNAAAESFALL
- a CDS encoding UbiX family flavin prenyltransferase; the protein is MAPNAEDRRPLALGITGASGAPYWVRFVEVAVRAGVELHVAASGNVDTVCRAELGDDFETCLERAIERSGVGDDGAKRVRVFDKRDYHSPMASGSARYAGMVILPCSMGTMARIAHGTSDDLISRAADVALKERRKLVLVPRETPLSLVHLETMSKVTRAGAVVLPAMPGFYHRPESIDDLVDFVVQRIADQLDLDVELTRRWGQRGR